A genomic segment from Clostridia bacterium encodes:
- the pruA gene encoding L-glutamate gamma-semialdehyde dehydrogenase — MATTQAPTKEFIAVTSFKNEPLTDFSKDENARKMRAAIAKVRSELGREYDLVIGGQRLKTKDKIKSINPAKPSEVVGVFQKAGVAEVEPAMQAALKAFETWSRTPIEERIQLLLRVAQALRERKFYYSAIMVFEVAKNWAEADADIAELIDFAEFYAHEAMRLSKAEPPVQLPGERDMLSYIPLGVGAVIPPWNFPGAIMGGMTMASIVCGNTVVLKPSSDAPLIAAKFFELLEECGMPEGVVNFCPGGGGTFGDAVVNHPKTRFIAFTGSKEVGLDINQRAAKTQPGQKWIKRTILEMGGKDSIVVDADADLDAAVEGVAVAAFGFQGQKCSACSRAIIDERIYDKFVERLKARVEKITMGDPTENPGMCAVINKGSMESILGYIKKGLAEGGRLITGGGPAEGFGEGYFVQPTVIADVDPMGTISQEEIFGPVLAVIKSKNFDDGLAIANNTEFGLTGAAFTSSEEKIQLAMREFHVGNLYINRKCTGAIVGAHPFGGFNMSGTDSKAGGPDYLYLFSQAKSIARKV, encoded by the coding sequence ATGGCGACTACACAAGCTCCGACCAAAGAATTCATTGCAGTAACGTCATTTAAGAACGAACCCCTGACAGATTTCTCTAAGGACGAAAACGCGCGGAAGATGCGTGCGGCAATCGCGAAGGTGCGGTCGGAGCTGGGCCGCGAGTACGACCTGGTCATCGGCGGACAGCGCCTGAAGACCAAGGACAAGATCAAGTCCATCAACCCGGCGAAGCCGTCCGAGGTGGTTGGCGTATTCCAGAAAGCAGGCGTTGCGGAAGTTGAGCCGGCGATGCAGGCCGCGCTGAAAGCCTTCGAGACCTGGAGCCGGACTCCGATTGAAGAGCGCATCCAGTTGCTGCTGCGGGTTGCACAGGCATTGCGGGAGCGCAAGTTCTACTACTCGGCCATCATGGTGTTCGAAGTCGCAAAGAACTGGGCTGAAGCCGATGCCGATATCGCCGAACTGATCGACTTTGCCGAATTCTACGCGCATGAAGCCATGCGGCTTTCCAAGGCTGAGCCTCCAGTGCAACTGCCGGGCGAGCGTGACATGTTGTCGTACATTCCGCTGGGCGTTGGCGCCGTCATTCCGCCGTGGAACTTCCCGGGCGCCATCATGGGCGGCATGACGATGGCCTCCATCGTTTGCGGCAACACCGTCGTGCTGAAGCCCTCCAGCGATGCACCGCTCATTGCGGCGAAATTTTTCGAGTTGCTGGAAGAGTGCGGCATGCCTGAAGGCGTAGTCAACTTCTGCCCGGGTGGCGGCGGCACGTTTGGCGATGCCGTTGTGAATCATCCGAAGACACGCTTCATCGCCTTTACGGGATCGAAGGAAGTTGGCTTGGACATCAACCAGCGCGCAGCCAAGACGCAGCCGGGACAGAAGTGGATCAAGCGGACCATCCTCGAAATGGGCGGCAAAGACTCCATTGTGGTCGATGCCGACGCGGATCTGGATGCGGCGGTAGAAGGCGTTGCTGTGGCGGCGTTCGGCTTCCAGGGCCAGAAGTGCTCGGCCTGCTCGCGGGCCATCATCGATGAGCGTATCTACGACAAGTTCGTCGAGCGCCTGAAAGCGCGCGTCGAGAAAATTACCATGGGCGATCCGACGGAGAACCCCGGGATGTGCGCGGTGATCAACAAGGGCTCTATGGAGTCGATTCTGGGCTACATCAAGAAGGGTCTGGCGGAGGGCGGACGGCTCATCACCGGTGGCGGCCCGGCCGAAGGATTCGGCGAAGGCTACTTCGTGCAGCCAACCGTCATTGCCGATGTCGATCCGATGGGCACCATTTCACAGGAAGAAATTTTTGGTCCTGTGCTGGCGGTCATCAAGTCCAAGAACTTCGACGATGGGCTTGCAATCGCCAACAACACGGAGTTCGGTCTCACCGGCGCAGCGTTTACTAGTTCGGAAGAGAAGATCCAACTTGCTATGCGCGAGTTCCACGTCGGCAACCTGTACATCAATCGCAAGTGCACGGGAGCCATCGTTGGTGCGCATCCGTTCGGCGGCTTCAACATGAGCGGCACGGATTCCAAGGCTGGCGGGCCGGATTATCTGTACCTGTTCTCGCAGGCTAAGTCGATTGCCCGGAAGGTCTAG
- a CDS encoding outer membrane lipoprotein carrier protein LolA, which produces MKRIVIVTMFAFALCAAAFAQAQKSGQLENVLNAMDRTATNFKSVETEFQWDQYQKVVDESDTQKGMMYFRRQGNNTEMSAEINQVNGKPETKFVLFTDGTVRMYQPKIDQITKYNAGKNKADFESFLVLGFGGRGHDLQKSFDVRYAGEESVAGVNAAKLELTPKVQRVKGMFQLITLWIDPARGLSVQQKFQEPTGDYRLAKYSNIKMNQKLPESAFKLKTTSKTRVVTPQT; this is translated from the coding sequence ATGAAGCGAATTGTCATCGTTACGATGTTTGCTTTCGCCCTGTGCGCAGCGGCTTTCGCGCAGGCACAGAAGTCCGGCCAACTGGAAAACGTCTTGAACGCGATGGACCGGACAGCCACGAACTTCAAGTCCGTCGAGACGGAGTTCCAGTGGGATCAGTATCAAAAAGTTGTTGATGAGTCCGACACGCAGAAGGGCATGATGTATTTCCGCCGGCAGGGAAATAACACCGAAATGTCGGCCGAGATCAACCAGGTGAACGGTAAGCCGGAAACCAAGTTCGTTCTGTTTACCGACGGCACCGTGCGGATGTACCAGCCGAAGATCGATCAGATTACGAAGTACAACGCCGGCAAGAACAAAGCCGATTTCGAGAGCTTCCTGGTATTGGGTTTTGGCGGACGCGGGCACGACCTGCAGAAGTCTTTCGATGTCAGGTACGCGGGCGAGGAGTCGGTTGCAGGTGTGAACGCTGCAAAGCTCGAGTTGACGCCGAAAGTGCAGCGCGTCAAAGGCATGTTCCAGTTGATTACGCTATGGATCGACCCCGCGCGCGGCCTTTCAGTGCAGCAGAAATTTCAGGAGCCTACAGGCGATTATCGACTGGCGAAGTATTCGAATATCAAGATGAACCAGAAGCTGCCGGAGAGCGCATTCAAGTTGAAGACCACCTCGAAGACGCGCGTAGTCACGCCTCAGACATAG
- a CDS encoding PilZ domain-containing protein: protein MGYRREERVPLQVPALVSGLDRGGRAFIQQARTLDISSVGARISGLTYQLDLGSILSVQLGDRKARFQVLWVGEPGSERDGEIGLKCVEVGTHTKRRLLHVDDEEFEIEARRGFLELAGYEVASARSGRAAVDQLRNYTFDAVILDYPLHDLDCGELVEAIKRNAPQTKIIILSVYPGRIPEAVLALADAFIHKGESRQKLLVVLGETVGPGSGLKWPLVRSNSRFAICVPVKVKVFRSGNPLHIVGTSIDLNETGMGAVLDQALLPGENITVAFRLPMSEEVFEARATVRRRSGSQYGFEFVSIDPQQQEAIRALCQMLPPLDIPQPV from the coding sequence ATGGGCTACCGTCGAGAAGAGCGTGTTCCGCTGCAAGTGCCGGCCCTGGTTTCCGGGCTGGATCGTGGCGGACGTGCGTTCATCCAGCAAGCCAGAACGCTGGATATATCTTCGGTTGGCGCACGCATCAGTGGACTCACGTACCAACTCGATCTCGGCTCCATCCTCTCCGTGCAACTCGGCGACCGCAAGGCGCGCTTCCAGGTTCTGTGGGTTGGAGAACCCGGCTCGGAGAGAGATGGCGAGATTGGCCTGAAGTGCGTCGAGGTAGGCACGCATACGAAGCGTCGCCTGCTTCACGTGGACGATGAGGAGTTCGAGATTGAAGCGCGCCGTGGGTTCCTGGAACTTGCGGGATACGAAGTAGCCTCGGCACGGTCTGGGCGTGCAGCCGTGGACCAGTTGCGGAACTACACGTTCGACGCGGTCATCCTCGACTATCCGCTCCACGATCTCGACTGCGGCGAACTCGTTGAGGCCATCAAACGGAACGCACCGCAGACCAAAATCATCATCTTGTCGGTGTATCCAGGCCGTATTCCGGAAGCCGTGCTGGCGCTTGCCGACGCCTTCATTCACAAGGGCGAGTCGCGACAGAAACTCTTAGTTGTGCTGGGAGAGACGGTTGGCCCGGGTTCTGGACTGAAGTGGCCGCTGGTACGCTCGAATTCGCGCTTCGCGATTTGCGTGCCCGTCAAGGTCAAGGTTTTCCGGTCAGGAAATCCCTTGCATATCGTTGGCACGTCGATCGATCTGAACGAAACGGGCATGGGCGCAGTACTGGACCAGGCCCTACTGCCGGGCGAGAATATCACCGTCGCGTTCCGCCTGCCGATGTCGGAAGAGGTGTTCGAGGCGCGCGCTACGGTGCGCCGGCGCTCAGGTTCGCAATACGGCTTCGAATTCGTCAGCATCGATCCGCAGCAGCAGGAGGCCATCCGCGCGCTGTGCCAGATGCTGCCGCCGCTCGATATTCCCCAACCCGTGTAG
- a CDS encoding GAF domain-containing protein, which produces MSHEPRSRIIAPRWVPQADTARRTLQTILAFAYGLQVGQTRRLHSELMDLARQARLATMAGGAAIAISNQNQFECIARSGEAAPQLGSRPEGNVGLSGECIRTGIPQLCADTETHPIVDRMHSRDFGVRSIIYVPLLRGMQPAGVIGVFSGESNHFDIRDLKMVKLIAREVTKLLQWERAADSLPTPVVCSEQPAIEASEPANPPDGVAESFPQCSNDDFASMAETSIAISVPVFEVPSFDLTEHRTSSRTLLLVSSALAIIALIALSWRLVPRSISTDSVNVAQSAPSLPEPQVLPSDVTHVTPTNEMVVPGSSEPDSPQTRSPETGSPVPQLAGVPTITAVITQVTPGHTFVSVRLSGPAQFQTHQLSNPDRIYVDLHGVELSPEMKVRGVASAGMVRNFRIGRNAEGVVRLVMELNTPSAYLVSATSNPYLIVFDLQPKPDKAN; this is translated from the coding sequence ATGAGCCACGAGCCACGCTCGCGCATAATCGCGCCACGCTGGGTGCCGCAAGCCGACACCGCGCGCCGCACTCTGCAGACAATACTGGCGTTCGCCTACGGTCTGCAGGTTGGGCAGACGCGCCGTCTGCACTCTGAGCTCATGGACCTCGCGCGCCAGGCACGGTTAGCGACCATGGCCGGTGGCGCGGCCATCGCCATCTCGAATCAGAATCAGTTTGAGTGCATCGCACGCAGCGGCGAGGCCGCGCCACAACTCGGATCGCGCCCTGAAGGCAACGTCGGACTTTCCGGAGAATGCATACGCACCGGCATTCCCCAACTGTGCGCCGATACCGAAACGCACCCAATCGTAGACCGAATGCACTCACGTGATTTCGGCGTGCGCTCCATCATCTATGTCCCGCTGCTGCGTGGTATGCAACCAGCGGGAGTGATTGGCGTCTTCTCCGGCGAATCGAACCACTTCGACATCCGTGACCTGAAGATGGTGAAGCTGATCGCACGCGAGGTGACGAAGCTTTTGCAGTGGGAGCGTGCTGCGGATTCGCTGCCCACCCCAGTCGTTTGCTCTGAACAACCGGCCATCGAAGCCTCCGAGCCTGCGAACCCGCCCGATGGCGTCGCTGAGAGCTTCCCCCAGTGCTCCAACGACGATTTCGCCAGCATGGCCGAGACGAGTATCGCAATAAGCGTTCCGGTTTTTGAAGTCCCGAGCTTTGATCTAACCGAGCACCGCACGAGTTCGCGGACGCTATTGCTAGTCTCCTCGGCATTGGCAATCATCGCCCTTATCGCGTTGTCGTGGCGGTTGGTTCCCAGGTCGATTTCGACTGACTCGGTCAACGTCGCGCAGAGCGCCCCTTCCCTGCCCGAACCCCAGGTGCTTCCTTCAGACGTGACGCACGTGACGCCAACAAATGAAATGGTTGTGCCCGGTTCTTCCGAGCCCGACTCTCCCCAGACACGCTCTCCTGAGACAGGTTCTCCGGTTCCACAATTAGCCGGAGTGCCTACAATAACCGCCGTCATTACGCAGGTCACCCCGGGCCATACGTTCGTCTCCGTCCGCCTAAGCGGACCAGCGCAGTTCCAAACGCACCAGCTCTCGAACCCAGACCGCATCTACGTTGACCTGCACGGCGTTGAACTTTCGCCGGAGATGAAGGTACGCGGGGTGGCATCGGCTGGAATGGTGAGGAACTTCCGCATCGGCAGGAACGCCGAAGGCGTTGTGCGGCTCGTGATGGAGTTAAACACTCCGTCCGCATACCTGGTCAGCGCGACCTCGAACCCGTACCTTATCGTCTTCGACTTGCAGCCGAAACCCGACAAAGCCAACTAA
- the serS gene encoding serine--tRNA ligase, translated as MLDLAFVRDNLPIVVEKLRQRGMNPGDVLKDFNEIDQHRRAAITEVETLKSQRNKLTEEIARRKKNKENADELIQETKQMRERIPALEQTAEAAEKELRGILSGIPNLPHESVPVGRDESANQEVKRWGDAPKFDFQPKPHWELGEALGVLDLGRAAKVTGARFAVYWDLGAKLERALMNFMLDLHTRKHGYTEVMPPYLVNSESMYGTGQLPKFEADLFRVPHGERDLWLIPTAEVPVTNLYRDEVLDAARLPISLTAYTPCFRSEAGSYGKDVRGIIRQHQFQKVELVKFAKPEESYVEHEKLTRDAEEVLEKLGLHHRRMTLSTGDMGFSSAKTYDLEVWLPGQGLFREISSCSNFEAFQARRANIRYRPEGKNKTELVHTLNGSGLAVGRTWVAILENYQQADGSVVIPEALRPYIDADRITPKKF; from the coding sequence ATGCTCGATCTTGCATTCGTACGAGACAATCTTCCGATCGTGGTAGAGAAGCTGCGGCAGCGCGGGATGAATCCCGGCGATGTGCTGAAGGATTTCAACGAAATCGACCAGCACCGTCGCGCCGCGATTACCGAAGTGGAAACTCTGAAGTCGCAACGTAACAAACTGACGGAAGAGATTGCCCGGCGAAAGAAGAACAAAGAGAACGCGGACGAGCTGATTCAGGAGACGAAGCAGATGCGCGAGCGCATTCCAGCGCTTGAGCAGACGGCCGAGGCTGCCGAGAAGGAGTTGCGCGGGATTCTGTCTGGCATCCCGAACCTGCCGCACGAGAGTGTTCCGGTTGGGCGGGATGAGTCGGCGAACCAGGAGGTCAAGCGCTGGGGCGACGCTCCCAAGTTTGACTTCCAGCCAAAGCCGCATTGGGAGTTGGGCGAAGCGCTTGGCGTCCTCGACTTGGGCCGCGCCGCCAAGGTTACAGGCGCGCGATTCGCTGTGTATTGGGATCTGGGCGCGAAGCTGGAGCGAGCATTGATGAACTTCATGCTCGACCTGCATACCAGGAAGCACGGATACACCGAGGTCATGCCGCCGTACCTCGTGAATTCTGAGTCAATGTACGGCACCGGGCAGTTGCCGAAGTTCGAGGCAGACCTGTTCAGGGTGCCGCATGGCGAGCGTGACCTGTGGCTGATCCCGACTGCCGAGGTCCCAGTTACGAATCTTTACCGCGATGAGGTGTTGGACGCGGCGCGGCTTCCAATCTCGCTCACGGCCTACACCCCTTGCTTCCGCAGCGAGGCTGGTTCGTATGGAAAAGATGTGCGCGGCATCATCCGCCAGCACCAGTTCCAGAAAGTCGAACTGGTGAAGTTCGCCAAGCCTGAAGAGAGTTATGTCGAGCACGAAAAACTGACCCGCGACGCGGAAGAGGTGCTGGAGAAATTGGGATTGCACCATCGCCGCATGACGCTAAGTACCGGTGACATGGGCTTCTCCTCCGCCAAGACCTACGACCTGGAAGTCTGGTTGCCGGGCCAGGGATTGTTCCGGGAGATCTCGTCATGCTCCAATTTCGAAGCCTTCCAGGCGCGCCGCGCCAACATTCGCTATCGTCCGGAAGGGAAGAACAAGACTGAGCTCGTGCACACGCTGAATGGCAGCGGGCTCGCCGTGGGCCGCACATGGGTGGCGATCCTTGAAAACTATCAGCAGGCAGATGGCAGCGTTGTGATCCCCGAGGCCCTGCGACCGTATATCGATGCAGACAGGATCACGCCGAAGAAGTTTTAG
- a CDS encoding alkaline phosphatase family protein — protein MHNKLKRLPAVLIVALLLASSALASAYNARPKLVVVFVVDQLREDVLERYHDQLTEGGFRLILDRGAWFTNCNYEYANTRTAPGHATLGTGSYTVGHGIMSNGWYDPVRKRNVQAVEDENTTVVGASVRGSGSSPRNLLTSTFADELKLATGGQSRVFGIALKDRAAILPVGFAADGAFWLDRASGLWVTSSYYMKQLPAWAAEFNSGHRAEKYLNLTWKDADGKTLRTTVPQKKPDGTPVSFYDTVGPTPFANDYEFEFARELFVKEKLGTGKTTDLLSVSISSHDILGHKVGPDSAEERAMLLALDRQLAEFFAFIGRQIGLANVTIAITADHGSSPLPAYAASLRLPAANVNPDQLETKVNAALSARLGRRAEYIRDLEFPVFYLSEEAFGAVNMKEAEAERAVGNELLQSGFREFFTKSQLASGDLPPSAFRRRYFNSYSPYSTWYVMGLPGPFVTGSKYDPVDHSTPFSYDTHVPLGLYGLSFRAGQYRSACEPVDLASTLSSLLGVNPPASAMGRVLTEAFADSPTPSRTKEQMR, from the coding sequence ATGCACAACAAACTTAAGCGCCTACCGGCCGTACTCATCGTCGCACTCCTGCTCGCATCGAGTGCGTTGGCTTCCGCTTATAACGCGCGCCCTAAACTCGTTGTCGTCTTCGTTGTCGACCAGCTTCGCGAGGACGTACTGGAGCGCTATCACGACCAGTTGACCGAGGGCGGCTTCCGTCTCATCCTGGACCGTGGCGCCTGGTTCACCAACTGCAACTACGAGTACGCCAACACGCGGACCGCTCCCGGACACGCGACCCTGGGTACCGGCTCCTACACGGTTGGGCACGGCATCATGTCGAACGGGTGGTACGACCCGGTACGCAAGCGCAACGTGCAAGCCGTCGAGGACGAGAATACGACCGTCGTCGGCGCAAGCGTCCGAGGCTCAGGCTCGTCGCCGCGCAACCTGCTTACCAGCACCTTCGCCGACGAACTCAAGCTTGCGACCGGTGGCCAGTCTCGCGTCTTCGGCATCGCGCTGAAGGATCGCGCCGCCATCCTTCCTGTAGGCTTTGCCGCCGATGGCGCCTTCTGGCTAGACCGTGCATCCGGGTTGTGGGTTACTTCCAGCTACTACATGAAGCAGTTGCCCGCGTGGGCCGCTGAGTTCAACTCCGGCCATCGCGCCGAGAAATATCTGAACCTGACTTGGAAGGATGCGGACGGCAAGACACTGCGCACCACTGTGCCGCAGAAGAAGCCGGATGGCACACCCGTAAGCTTCTACGACACAGTCGGTCCCACGCCGTTTGCCAATGACTACGAATTTGAGTTTGCCCGTGAACTCTTCGTAAAAGAAAAGCTTGGTACCGGCAAGACCACGGACCTGCTCAGCGTCAGTATTTCGTCGCACGATATTCTGGGCCACAAGGTGGGTCCCGATTCCGCCGAAGAGCGTGCGATGCTGCTTGCGCTCGACCGCCAGCTAGCCGAGTTCTTCGCATTCATCGGTCGCCAGATTGGGCTCGCGAACGTCACCATCGCCATCACGGCCGACCATGGCTCGTCGCCGCTGCCGGCCTACGCTGCGTCGCTTCGACTCCCGGCCGCGAACGTGAATCCCGACCAACTCGAGACAAAGGTGAACGCCGCGCTCTCCGCTCGCCTGGGCCGTCGCGCCGAATATATCCGCGACCTGGAGTTCCCTGTCTTCTACTTATCCGAGGAAGCGTTTGGCGCTGTAAATATGAAAGAAGCGGAGGCTGAAAGGGCCGTCGGCAACGAACTTTTGCAGAGCGGGTTCCGCGAGTTCTTTACGAAGTCGCAGCTCGCCAGCGGCGATTTGCCGCCTTCTGCATTCCGTCGTCGCTACTTCAACAGCTACTCGCCGTATTCGACCTGGTACGTGATGGGGCTGCCGGGACCGTTCGTGACCGGGTCAAAGTACGATCCGGTCGATCACTCCACGCCTTTCAGCTATGACACGCACGTTCCGCTCGGACTTTACGGACTTTCATTCCGCGCCGGCCAGTATCGTAGCGCTTGCGAGCCGGTGGATCTGGCAAGCACGTTGTCGTCCTTGCTTGGCGTCAACCCGCCGGCCAGCGCCATGGGACGCGTGCTCACAGAAGCCTTCGCCGACTCTCCCACGCCGAGCAGGACCAAGGAGCAAATGCGATGA
- a CDS encoding dihydroorotate dehydrogenase, producing the protein MSVRFAGITFKNPVIAAAGTFGYGIEFEDIVTLAKLGGFCVKGLSREPMPGNPPPRLFETAAGMLNAIGLQNIGARAFVEEKLPLLRKVPNTVVIANVFGYTVQDYETVIHILNEGEGIAAYELNVSCPNTKHGGIAFGQDPVLLSEVVACAKGASQRPLIVKLSPNVTSIPQMARAAEDAGADALSLVNTFVGMSIDPETRRPRISNITAGLSGPAIKPIAVRMVYEASHSVEIPVIGMGGISTAEDVIEFLLAGAAAVQVGTANFWDPCACEKIVDSLERWCLEHRIGDITDLTGGLITQ; encoded by the coding sequence ATGAGCGTGCGCTTTGCCGGGATCACGTTCAAAAATCCTGTCATCGCAGCCGCCGGAACGTTCGGCTATGGCATAGAGTTCGAGGACATCGTCACGCTTGCCAAGCTCGGCGGATTCTGCGTTAAGGGACTCTCGCGCGAGCCGATGCCGGGTAATCCGCCGCCGCGATTGTTTGAAACCGCCGCGGGAATGCTGAACGCAATCGGGCTGCAAAACATCGGTGCAAGGGCTTTTGTTGAGGAGAAGCTGCCGCTGCTTCGCAAGGTGCCGAACACAGTAGTGATCGCGAATGTCTTCGGCTACACCGTCCAGGATTACGAAACGGTGATCCACATCCTTAACGAAGGGGAAGGCATCGCCGCTTACGAACTGAACGTCTCCTGCCCAAACACGAAGCACGGCGGCATCGCTTTCGGTCAGGACCCGGTTCTGCTCTCGGAAGTGGTCGCTTGCGCCAAGGGCGCCTCGCAACGTCCACTCATCGTCAAGCTCTCACCCAACGTCACCAGTATTCCGCAAATGGCGCGCGCCGCGGAAGATGCAGGAGCCGACGCGCTCTCGCTGGTCAATACCTTCGTCGGCATGTCCATCGATCCCGAAACGCGACGCCCACGCATCTCCAACATCACCGCCGGCCTCAGCGGTCCAGCTATCAAACCGATTGCGGTTCGCATGGTTTACGAGGCGTCTCACTCGGTAGAAATTCCCGTCATCGGCATGGGCGGAATCTCGACGGCGGAAGACGTAATCGAGTTTCTTCTGGCGGGTGCCGCAGCCGTGCAGGTAGGCACCGCAAATTTCTGGGATCCCTGCGCCTGCGAAAAAATCGTCGACTCGCTCGAACGCTGGTGCCTCGAACACCGCATTGGCGACATCACCGATCTCACCGGCGGCCTGATCACGCAATAG
- a CDS encoding MBL fold metallo-hydrolase gives MGVSLTVLASGSGGNSTAISSSGTTLLVDIGLSCKETCRRLAERAHDPGAIDAILITHEHSDHVQGVYVMAKKFGIPVFMTGATHQAWSRWARDSAGNKVSIERIEIFESGRKFQVGDIEVTPFTIPHDAVDPVGFTFHVEGVKLGVVTDLGYMPASVKEHIRKCHGLVIESNHDLEMLRGGPYPWAVKQRVMSRVGHLSNEALAEFLASDYDGDAAFLILAHLSEANNHPEIARVAAERALGSRCSLLHNRLVLASQNQPLETFTL, from the coding sequence ATGGGTGTATCCCTCACGGTCCTTGCCAGCGGCAGCGGCGGGAACAGCACGGCAATTTCATCGTCCGGGACCACGTTGCTTGTGGATATAGGGCTTTCCTGCAAAGAGACGTGCCGGAGACTGGCCGAGCGCGCGCACGATCCCGGCGCAATCGACGCCATCCTGATCACTCACGAGCATTCTGACCATGTGCAGGGCGTTTACGTGATGGCGAAGAAGTTTGGGATTCCCGTATTCATGACGGGTGCAACGCACCAGGCATGGTCGCGTTGGGCGCGGGACAGCGCAGGCAACAAAGTTTCCATCGAGCGCATTGAGATATTTGAATCGGGCCGCAAGTTTCAGGTCGGCGACATCGAAGTGACTCCGTTTACGATTCCCCACGATGCGGTGGACCCCGTCGGGTTCACCTTCCATGTTGAGGGTGTAAAGCTTGGCGTAGTAACCGATCTCGGATACATGCCGGCGAGCGTGAAGGAGCACATCCGCAAATGCCACGGCCTGGTGATCGAGTCCAATCACGATTTGGAGATGTTGCGGGGAGGCCCGTATCCATGGGCTGTTAAGCAACGGGTTATGAGCCGGGTGGGGCATTTGTCGAACGAGGCTCTCGCAGAATTCCTCGCCAGCGACTATGATGGTGACGCGGCTTTTTTGATTCTGGCGCATCTTTCGGAAGCGAATAATCATCCTGAAATCGCGAGGGTGGCCGCCGAACGCGCGCTGGGATCGCGATGCAGTTTGTTGCACAATCGTCTTGTGCTGGCTTCGCAGAATCAGCCGCTGGAGACGTTTACGCTGTAG
- a CDS encoding 3-hydroxybutyryl-CoA dehydrogenase, which produces MGVSDIRNVGVIGAGTMGNGIAHVFAKSGYSVTLVDVEQRFLDRGMQTITKNIEREVAKNKLTADDRDAALKRITPALDRKQLAACDFIVEAASERFEIKMEIFRDLDQICRPEIVLASNTSSISITKLAAVTKRPEQVIGMHFFNPVPMMKLVEVIRGLATSHETYQATKELSLKLEKTPVEVNDAPGFVSNRVLMPLINEAIYTVMEGVATPEAVDEVFKLGMAHPMGPLTLADFIGLDICLDIMRVMHNGLGDPKYRPCPLLIKMVDAGWLGRKSGRGFYKYE; this is translated from the coding sequence ATGGGTGTAAGCGATATCAGGAACGTTGGCGTTATCGGTGCTGGCACGATGGGCAACGGCATTGCTCACGTTTTTGCCAAAAGCGGTTATAGCGTCACGCTTGTTGACGTCGAGCAGCGCTTTCTCGATCGCGGGATGCAGACGATCACGAAGAACATCGAGCGCGAAGTCGCCAAGAACAAGCTTACTGCTGACGATCGCGATGCAGCTCTGAAGCGCATCACGCCCGCGCTCGACCGAAAGCAGCTCGCAGCCTGCGACTTCATCGTCGAGGCGGCCTCGGAGCGCTTCGAGATCAAGATGGAAATCTTCCGCGATCTCGACCAGATTTGCCGCCCTGAAATTGTTCTCGCTTCGAACACATCTTCCATCTCCATAACGAAACTCGCGGCCGTGACGAAGCGTCCGGAGCAGGTGATTGGCATGCACTTCTTCAATCCCGTTCCGATGATGAAGCTGGTGGAAGTCATCCGCGGACTTGCCACGTCGCACGAAACGTATCAGGCGACGAAAGAGCTGTCGTTAAAACTGGAGAAGACTCCAGTGGAAGTGAATGACGCGCCGGGGTTCGTTTCTAATCGAGTGCTCATGCCGCTTATCAATGAAGCGATCTACACGGTGATGGAAGGCGTGGCGACTCCCGAGGCGGTGGACGAGGTATTCAAGCTTGGCATGGCGCATCCAATGGGCCCGCTGACGCTGGCTGACTTTATCGGCCTGGACATCTGCCTTGACATTATGCGCGTCATGCACAACGGGCTAGGCGATCCCAAGTACCGCCCCTGCCCTTTGCTTATCAAGATGGTGGACGCCGGATGGCTGGGGCGCAAGTCCGGACGTGGCTTCTACAAGTACGAGTGA
- a CDS encoding F0F1 ATP synthase subunit epsilon — MAETFELEIVTPDRLVVKDVAEEMQIPGANGYLGILPGHAPLITELAVGAITYRTAGTVTRLCVAWGFAEVLPDKVTILAETAERAEEIDVARAQRAHDRAEQWLKSNDPNVDYKRAEEAHMRAEARLHVAQTTAANK, encoded by the coding sequence ATGGCAGAGACTTTCGAACTCGAAATTGTCACACCCGACCGGCTCGTCGTGAAGGACGTTGCCGAGGAGATGCAGATCCCCGGCGCAAACGGGTATCTCGGAATCCTGCCCGGACACGCTCCGCTGATTACCGAACTTGCTGTGGGTGCGATCACTTACCGCACGGCGGGCACGGTCACGCGACTCTGCGTCGCATGGGGCTTCGCCGAGGTATTACCGGACAAGGTCACTATCCTGGCTGAGACTGCTGAACGCGCCGAGGAAATTGACGTTGCACGTGCACAGAGGGCCCATGACCGAGCCGAACAGTGGCTCAAGAGCAATGATCCGAACGTGGACTACAAGCGAGCCGAAGAGGCTCACATGCGCGCCGAAGCCCGCCTGCATGTCGCACAGACGACTGCCGCAAACAAGTAG